Proteins co-encoded in one Natronorubrum daqingense genomic window:
- a CDS encoding type II toxin-antitoxin system death-on-curing family toxin, producing MTDDVAYPSVGLILDIHEQIVAEGDATEPGIRSEDAIESALQYVSEGFFGEVPQTLHEKAVHLMRLLVADHPFVDGNKRTALRTVVVFYMLNGYTFEYGDEIRALLHRFATDEAEVDIETAVIYFRACARRN from the coding sequence GTGACTGACGACGTCGCGTATCCCTCCGTCGGATTAATCCTCGATATCCACGAGCAGATCGTTGCGGAAGGCGATGCGACGGAGCCGGGAATTCGATCAGAAGATGCGATTGAATCCGCACTACAGTATGTTTCAGAAGGGTTCTTCGGTGAGGTACCGCAGACACTTCACGAAAAAGCGGTTCATCTAATGCGACTGCTCGTTGCGGATCATCCGTTCGTCGACGGGAACAAACGAACTGCACTCCGAACGGTGGTCGTCTTCTATATGCTGAACGGATACACGTTCGAATACGGCGACGAAATCCGAGCACTACTGCACCGTTTCGCCACCGACGAAGCCGAGGTCGACATCGAGACAGCAGTCATCTACTTCCGAGCATGCGCTCGGCGCAACTGA
- a CDS encoding sugar transferase, whose translation MLTGWRYRIVSLLGVVGLTVGAVASANHPFTQSLVTTYVPLFNRLEPTLVTGGELYWMLGLSVLAVTLCLLPLYRPRPQRILDTVALTHKRVIVAGLALASLGYFNWSLRFPRATLITIIGLLGVALPAWFVWIRRPPNGEPGRTLFVGDDIAQLERIAPTVDAPVLGYLCPSSVGFHTFDEDEIDDAGEAGTGANAVTDGGLALETVESDGRDGVTHLSAGSQKIAGYPRLGGLSRLEDVLVERDIDTVVLAFRHADRAEFFGALDACHEHGVSAKVHREYTDSVLVSEGAVGELVDVDLEPWDPLDYLCKRLFDVVFALVGLLVFAPLMAVIAAVIKIDSPGPVFYSQDRTAGFGETFPIYKFRTMIPEGEDATPTEDEDNDRITRVGRVLRKTHLDELPQLWSIFVGDMSVVGPRAVWTQEEVLLEQDAPSWRKRWFVKPGLTGLAQIHDASSTDPSAKLRYDLEYIRRQSFWVDLSIVIRQIWAVLEDVWTMVRR comes from the coding sequence ATGCTAACCGGGTGGCGCTATCGGATTGTCAGCCTCCTCGGCGTCGTCGGGTTGACCGTCGGTGCCGTGGCGAGCGCCAACCATCCGTTCACCCAATCGCTCGTGACGACGTACGTCCCGCTGTTCAATCGCCTCGAGCCGACGCTGGTCACCGGCGGCGAACTGTACTGGATGCTCGGCCTGAGCGTCCTCGCCGTGACGCTGTGTCTGCTCCCGCTGTATCGACCCCGACCCCAGCGGATCCTCGACACCGTCGCGCTCACCCACAAGCGAGTCATCGTCGCCGGCCTCGCACTCGCCTCGCTTGGCTACTTCAACTGGTCGCTTCGATTCCCGCGCGCGACGCTGATCACGATTATCGGCCTCCTCGGCGTCGCGCTTCCCGCGTGGTTCGTCTGGATCCGCCGCCCGCCAAACGGCGAACCGGGACGGACGCTCTTCGTCGGCGACGATATCGCCCAACTCGAGCGAATCGCACCGACGGTCGACGCGCCGGTCCTCGGCTATCTCTGCCCCTCGAGCGTCGGCTTTCACACCTTCGACGAGGACGAGATCGACGACGCAGGTGAGGCGGGCACCGGCGCGAACGCCGTGACGGACGGCGGGCTCGCACTCGAGACGGTGGAGAGCGACGGACGCGATGGCGTGACTCACCTGTCGGCGGGCTCGCAGAAAATTGCGGGCTATCCGCGCCTCGGCGGCCTCTCGCGACTCGAGGACGTCCTCGTCGAGCGTGATATCGACACCGTCGTGCTCGCGTTCCGACACGCAGACCGAGCGGAGTTCTTCGGCGCGCTCGACGCCTGTCACGAACACGGCGTCTCGGCGAAGGTCCACCGCGAGTACACCGACAGCGTGCTCGTCTCCGAGGGAGCCGTCGGCGAACTGGTCGACGTCGACCTCGAGCCGTGGGACCCGCTGGATTACCTGTGCAAACGGCTGTTCGACGTCGTCTTCGCGCTGGTCGGCTTGCTCGTCTTCGCCCCGCTAATGGCCGTCATCGCCGCGGTGATCAAGATCGATAGTCCGGGTCCGGTGTTCTACAGCCAGGATCGAACGGCCGGGTTCGGCGAGACGTTCCCGATCTACAAGTTCCGGACGATGATCCCCGAAGGCGAGGACGCGACGCCGACCGAGGACGAGGACAACGATCGCATCACTCGCGTCGGCCGGGTTTTGCGCAAGACTCATCTCGACGAACTCCCGCAGCTGTGGTCGATCTTCGTCGGGGACATGAGCGTCGTCGGACCGCGAGCCGTCTGGACGCAAGAAGAAGTGCTCCTCGAGCAAGACGCGCCCTCGTGGCGAAAGCGCTGGTTCGTGAAACCCGGCCTGACGGGGCTAGCACAGATCCACGACGCGAGCAGCACCGATCCGAGTGCGAAGCTTCGCTACGACCTCGAGTACATCCGTCGCCAGTCGTTCTGGGTCGACCTGTCGATCGTGATCCGGCAGATCTGGGCGGTGCTCGAGGACGTGTGGACGATGGTGCGGCGGTAG